The genome window CCTACTGACAGCCCCCCATCCCCGCCGCAGGCCTGTAACGAGTTCACGACCCACGTCATGAACCTGCTGCGGGAGCAGAGCCGCACGCGGCCCGTGGCCCCCAAGGAGATGGAGCGCATGGTCAGCATCATCCACCGCAAATTTAGCGCCATCCAGATGCAGCTCAAGCAGAGTACCTGCGAGGCCGTCATGATCCTGCGCTCCCGCTTCCTGGACGCCAGGTGGGGCCCCTGCACGGggttccctccccttctccaagCCCCTGTGCCGCCATGTTGCAGAACACCCAGCTCCACAACCATGGCGCCCGCGGGAGTTTATGCCACGTGCGGGCCCAGCTGGGGCAGCAGCATCCTCCtcaccaccctcccccctcctctgtaGACGGAAACGCCGAAACTTCAGTAAACAGGCCACTGAGGTCCTCAATGAGTACTTCTACTCCCACCTGAGTAACCCGTACCCTAGTGAGGAGGCCAAGGAAGAGCTCGCCAAGAAGTGCGGAATCACCGTCTCTCAGGTGCCCGGGAAGTTTTCTGGCAAAGAGCTCACCCCCTCCGAGCCTGGTGACGAAGGgtcagacagagggaaaggttTTCAACTGACCCTCCTTTcggccccctcctcccccacacagGTCTCCAACTGGTTTGGCAACAAGCGGATTCGCTATAAGAAAAACATTGGCAAGTTCCAGGAGGAGGCCAACATCTACGCGGTCAAGACCGCCGTGTCGGTCACCCAAGGGGGCCACAGCCGCACCAGCTCCCCGACGCCCCCTTCCTCCGCAGGTGCAGCCCGCTGCCGCCCTGGCTGGCTGCTTTGCACACTTCCTGCTTTTGTTCCCACTTCCTCTCTAGACAGGATCATAGAGTGGGGGCTCTGGGGGAGTGAGAGAGGCCAAGCTGAGACAGGGTGGGGGTGTCGGTGTCAGGGGACAGAGGCCCCTGCGGAGCTAGTTCGGGGGGCCCTTTGGAACCGGAGCCGAGGTGCCTCCCATCGGCCGAGGCAGGCTGGTGTGAGGCCCCTTCTCTGACTCTCGTTCTGCTCCCCCAAGGCTCTGGCGGCTCTTTCAATCTCTCAGGATCCGGAGACATGTTTCTGGGGATGCCTGGGCTCAACGGAGATTCCTACTCTGCCTCCCAGGTCAGAGGGCCCACCTCTCCTTGAGTAGGGTTTCCCCAAACCCCGTGTACCTCCCCTCAGGATCTAAGACTTCTCTTCTCTCGAGGCTTCTCACGTGGCATACCCGCCTTTGCTGCCCACAGGTGGAATCACTCCGACACTCCATGGGGCCAGGAGGCTACGGGGATAACCTCGGGGCAGGCCAGATGTACAGCCCGCGGGAGATGAGGGTGAGGACCCCTGAGGCTCCCCTCTCTTCGGGACAGGAGGGCCTTTTCTCTGGCAGTGTGGTCCTCcaactgtctcttttttttcccagGCAAATGGCGGCTGGCAGGAGGCTGTGACCCCATCCTCAGTGACATCCCCAACAGAGGGACCAGGGAGCGTTCATTCGGACACTTCCAACTGATCTCGCCCTCCAGGGCCACAGGGGTTGAGGGGGCTCACGAGGTGACTCTCGAAGAGGACGAAGGCATCCAGAGGACAAACCccagacacaggagaagcacaagacagagaaggacaaaggGGGCCGTCCCCGCCCCCCGCCAGACTCAGCGCTGGGGGTGCTGACTCCATGGCAAGGAGAACGGGGTCTTCCGAGGGCAGGATGGGGTCTGTCTCCCCCTTTCTACTTTGTTTCAGTCTTTTTCTCTCCTGCTTttacacagacacacccagagtcCTGTTTTTCagatcccttcctctctcctctctctcacacacacacacacacacacactattccttctctccctctttctctctctctggtttcTCCCACCCACTCTCCTTCCCCTACCTCACCCCCTTATCTGCTCTGGGACTTGTGGAGACGCCAGCCTTGCCCTACCTACCAGAGATGCCAAAAATGGGGACACCACTTCTGGACCGAGGACCTGGGCCACGGCCCGGGGCCTGCCACGCCCGCCCCTCCAGACGCTTTATTACCTCATGCAGCTCATCTGAAACCAATAGAATCGCTCGGTGGACAAGAGTGTCTGACTCAGATATCTACCTCGGAGGGAGTTTCTGCTACTTTAGGGAATTGTTGGCTGGGCTTTGGGGtagaagtttattattatttttaattattatttttttaggaaagaaaaagaaacccggGGATCCCTTGGGGgcgggttttttgtttgtttttcttggggtgttttttgttgttgttactgtgtTGTTATTGTtggttcttaatttttaatttagtttgggGAAGTAGACGTTTTTATAAATAtgttggtttctcttttttttttccccctatcaTTTCTTGCTTTCCCATATTAGGGGTGATAGCCACAGGGGTCCTGATAAGAGAAAGGGGAACACACAGACACGGGGCCCACCTGGCTCCAGTCCTGGCCGGCAGGAAGTACACTGAGCGAGGGCACCGAGCCTGCCCTCTGAGTATCTTAGGTGTTCTGGGCTCGTCACCCCAGGTGTGCCCCGTGGCTGTGGGCAGCTTCCTGCTGCAGGTAGGGTGGAGGCAGGTGGAGGCGCTGGGCTGGccgcccccctctcccctctcccctctccccacagccCTCAGGCAGGGCCAGACGCAGTCATCTGGAGGAAATGGCCAGCTTCCCCCGAAACATCTcgacattgttttttttaaaaactagtattTACAGATTGGAAGGCAAGAACAGGGAGGGGGTCATTGCAAACTAAGTATGGGTTGGGGGGGCTTGTGTATGTATTTCCCTCCATTTCCCCAGAAAtgagatatcttttttttcctcactctgttcaaaaccatgagggtggggagaggagggaggttgCAAAAAAGGCCAAGTGTGGGGGACAGTACAGTCACTGCTTCACCATCCTCGGCCCTGAACCCAGC of Saccopteryx bilineata isolate mSacBil1 chromosome 1, mSacBil1_pri_phased_curated, whole genome shotgun sequence contains these proteins:
- the PBX2 gene encoding pre-B-cell leukemia transcription factor 2 translates to MDERLLGPPPPGGGRGGLGLVGGEPGGPGEPPGGGDPGGGGGGVPGGRGKQDIGDILQQIMTITDQSLDEAQAKKHALNCHRMKPALFSVLCEIKEKTGLSIRSSQEEEPVDPQLMRLDNMLLAEGVAGPEKGGGSAAAAAAAAASGGGVSPDNSIEHSDYRSKLAQIRHIYHSELEKYEQACNEFTTHVMNLLREQSRTRPVAPKEMERMVSIIHRKFSAIQMQLKQSTCEAVMILRSRFLDARRKRRNFSKQATEVLNEYFYSHLSNPYPSEEAKEELAKKCGITVSQVSNWFGNKRIRYKKNIGKFQEEANIYAVKTAVSVTQGGHSRTSSPTPPSSAGSGGSFNLSGSGDMFLGMPGLNGDSYSASQVESLRHSMGPGGYGDNLGAGQMYSPREMRANGGWQEAVTPSSVTSPTEGPGSVHSDTSN